A single Penaeus chinensis breed Huanghai No. 1 chromosome 7, ASM1920278v2, whole genome shotgun sequence DNA region contains:
- the LOC125027284 gene encoding lithostathine-1-like, with protein sequence MKALILLTIVASASCNRYNTGGSPTGPHVPVQRNLCRNTQVIDHIQDGSEYHYSWCHDNNRNYTHAAAISYCANLGPGWQGVSIESRPEDNFISGVIASHNLAYIWTSGSRAYGGWRWASAAPFLHLNWSATGADGVRQPDNRENNNEACHAVLNNFYNDGIKWHDIACHHVKPIVCERRRGPVYH encoded by the exons atGAAGGCCCTGATTCTGCTGACCATCGTTGCGAGCGCCTCCTGCAACCGCTACAACACGGGCGGGTCTCCAACAGGCCCCCACGTCCCTGTGCAGCGGAATCTGTGTCGCAACACGCAAGTAATCGACCATATCCAGGACGGTAGCGAATACCACTACTCCTGGTGTCACGACAACAACCGTAACTACACTCATGCAGCAGCTATTAGTTACTGCGCAAACCTGGGTCCCGGTTGGCAGGGCGTTAGCATCGAGAGCAGGCCTGAGGACAACTTCATCAGCGGAGTGATCGCTTCAC aTAACCTGGCGTACATCTGGACGAGCGGCTCGAGGGCCTACGGCGGGTGGCGCTGGGCGTCGGCCGCGCCCTTCCTCCACCTCAACTGGTCCGCGACCGGAGC cGATGGTGTCCGTCAGCCTGACAACCGAGAGAACAACAACGAAGCCTGTCACGCCGTCCTCAACAACTTCTACAACGATGGCATAAAGTGGCATGACATCGCCTGTCACCATGTCAAGCCCATCGTCTGCGAGAGAAGGCGCGGGCCCGTGTACCACTGA